One Pyrus communis chromosome 4, drPyrComm1.1, whole genome shotgun sequence genomic region harbors:
- the LOC137732756 gene encoding secreted RxLR effector protein 161-like: MNLIGTPAELEEIVAHLKLEIEMKDLRKTRYCLDLEIKHCSDGILTLDAKRDPFHPNDDEEEILEPKVPYLSAIGALLYLAQCTKLDISLVVNLLARYNNAPTHRHRNGVKDIFCYLKGTTDLGLFYTRESLSVAALYGPRIDSCLIGYADAGYLSDPYRARSQTGYVFTVGDIAISWRSTKQMLVVTSLNHAEILALHEALHECFWLRAVMEHIGSTSGLTSVVDLLTTIFENNAACIE; this comes from the exons atgaacctcattggaactcctgcagagcttgaggaaattgttgCACACTTGAAATTGGAaattgagatgaaggatcttaggaaaactcgaTACTGTCTTGACTTAGAGATCAAacattgttcggatggaatccta actctagatgctaaacgagatcccttccatccaaatgatgatgaggaagagattttggaacccaaagttccttacctaagtgcaattggggctttattgtacttggctcagtgCACTAAACTCGACATATCCTtagttgttaatcttttggcaagatacaacaATGCGCCCACACATAGGCAccggaatggtgttaaagatatTTTCTGCTACCTCAAGGGTACTACAGACTTGGGCTTGTTTTATACCCGCGAATCTTTGAGTGTTGCTGCCCTCTATGGTCCTCGGATTGATTCTTGCCTTATTGGTTATGCAGATGCTGGATATTTGTCTGACCCATATAgggcacgttctcaaacgggttatgtctttaccgttggagacatCGCTATATCTTGGCGGTCTACCAAACAAATGCTAGTTGTGACTTCTttgaaccatgctgagattcttgCCCTGCATGAAGCATTGCATGAGTGCTTTTGGCTGAGAGCAGTTATGGAACATATtggaagcactagtggtcttacatcaGTCGTTGACCTTCTTACGACGATCTTTGAAAATaatgcagcatgtatcgagTAG